A window from Marinagarivorans cellulosilyticus encodes these proteins:
- the rplD gene encoding 50S ribosomal protein L4, whose protein sequence is MELNIATPSGTNGTVAVSEVAFGKEFNQDLVHQAVVAYMAGARQGTKAQKTRSEVSGGGKKPFRQKGTGRARAGTIRSPIWRTGGVNFAAKPRNFEQKLNKKMYRAALRCILSELARQERLIVVESFDVDAPKTKALVAKLNEFSLSNALIVSQEVSENLYLASRNLHKIEVCDAQAVDPVSLIRAEKVVVTVAALKQLEEALA, encoded by the coding sequence ATGGAATTAAATATTGCTACGCCAAGCGGCACTAACGGAACTGTTGCAGTTTCAGAGGTTGCGTTTGGTAAAGAGTTTAATCAAGACCTTGTACACCAAGCTGTTGTTGCGTACATGGCTGGTGCTCGTCAAGGTACCAAAGCTCAGAAAACTCGTTCAGAAGTATCTGGCGGTGGCAAAAAGCCATTCCGTCAAAAAGGTACTGGTCGCGCACGTGCTGGTACTATCCGTAGCCCAATTTGGCGTACGGGTGGTGTTAACTTTGCTGCGAAACCACGTAATTTTGAGCAAAAATTAAATAAGAAAATGTACCGCGCAGCATTGCGTTGCATTTTGTCTGAGCTTGCACGTCAAGAGCGTTTAATCGTTGTTGAGAGCTTTGATGTTGATGCACCAAAAACCAAAGCTCTAGTCGCCAAGTTGAATGAATTCAGCTTATCGAATGCTTTGATTGTGAGCCAAGAGGTTAGTGAAAACTTATATCTTGCTTCACGTAATTTGCACAAAATCGAAGTGTGTGATGCGCAGGCTGTTGATCCTGTTAGCTTAATCCGCGCAGAGAAAGTTGTGGTTACTGTTGCTGCACTTAAGCAACTTGAGGAGGCTTTGGCATGA
- the rplW gene encoding 50S ribosomal protein L23, producing the protein MNQERLYKVLLGPVVSEKAAILTEASNQVVFKVARDAAKPEIKAAVEQLFEVKVVDVRTALVKGKTKRTKHGIGKRSDWKKAYVRLEEGQDLDLLSAEAGA; encoded by the coding sequence ATGAACCAAGAGCGTTTATACAAGGTGCTATTAGGGCCTGTAGTTTCTGAGAAAGCTGCAATCCTAACTGAAGCGTCAAATCAAGTTGTATTTAAAGTTGCACGTGATGCGGCCAAGCCAGAAATCAAAGCAGCGGTAGAGCAGTTGTTTGAAGTGAAGGTTGTTGATGTTCGTACAGCGCTTGTTAAAGGTAAAACCAAGCGTACTAAGCACGGCATTGGCAAGCGCAGCGACTGGAAAAAAGCTTACGTTCGCTTGGAAGAAGGTCAAGATCTCGATCTTCTTTCTGCAGAGGCAGGAGCATAA
- the rplB gene encoding 50S ribosomal protein L2: MAIVKRKPTSPGRRFVVSVVTPDLHKGAPYAPLIEKKSKSGGRNNNGRITVRHVGGGHKQRYRLIDFRRNKDGIPAKVERLEYDPNRTANIALVCYADGERRYIIAPKSLKAGDVIQSGDAAPIKVGNTLPLRNVPLGSVVHCVELKPGKGAQIARSAGTSVQLVAREGAYATVRLRSGEMRKVPADCRATLGEVSNSEHNLRSLGKAGATRWRGVRPTVRGVAMNPVDHPHGGGEGRTSGGRHPVSPWGTPTKGYKTRSNKRTDNMIVRRRNKK, translated from the coding sequence ATGGCTATTGTAAAACGTAAACCTACGTCACCAGGGCGCCGCTTTGTAGTAAGTGTTGTGACCCCTGATTTGCACAAAGGCGCACCTTATGCTCCTTTGATTGAAAAGAAATCTAAAAGCGGTGGTCGCAACAACAACGGTCGAATTACTGTTCGTCACGTTGGTGGTGGTCACAAGCAGCGTTACCGTCTTATCGACTTCCGTCGTAATAAAGATGGTATCCCCGCGAAAGTTGAGCGTTTGGAATATGATCCGAACCGCACAGCTAACATCGCATTGGTATGTTATGCCGACGGTGAACGCCGCTACATTATTGCTCCTAAATCGCTTAAAGCTGGCGACGTTATTCAGTCTGGCGATGCGGCACCTATCAAGGTAGGTAACACATTACCTTTGCGTAACGTGCCTTTAGGTAGTGTTGTTCACTGTGTTGAATTGAAGCCTGGTAAGGGTGCTCAAATCGCGCGTTCAGCTGGTACCAGCGTTCAGTTGGTTGCTCGCGAAGGTGCTTACGCTACTGTTCGTTTGCGCTCTGGCGAAATGCGTAAAGTACCTGCGGATTGTCGTGCAACATTGGGCGAAGTTTCAAATAGTGAGCATAACCTGCGTTCACTAGGTAAGGCAGGTGCTACGCGCTGGCGTGGTGTTCGTCCTACTGTCCGCGGTGTTGCAATGAACCCAGTTGATCACCCGCATGGTGGTGGTGAAGGTCGTACCTCTGGTGGCCGTCATCCTGTATCACCTTGGGGTACTCCAACTAAGGGTTATAAAACGCGCAGTAACAAGCGCACCGACAACATGATTGTTCGTCGTCGTAACAAAAAATAA
- the rpsS gene encoding 30S ribosomal protein S19, translated as MPRSLKKGPFIDHHLLKKVEVAAEKNDRRPIKTWSRRSMILPEMVGLTIAVHNGRQHVPVSINEEMVGHKLGEFSATRTYKGHVADKKAKR; from the coding sequence GTGCCACGTTCACTAAAAAAAGGCCCGTTCATTGACCACCATCTTTTGAAGAAGGTAGAAGTGGCAGCCGAGAAAAACGATCGCCGTCCTATTAAAACTTGGTCGCGACGTTCAATGATTTTGCCTGAAATGGTTGGCTTGACTATCGCGGTACATAACGGTCGTCAACACGTCCCTGTTTCGATTAACGAAGAAATGGTTGGACACAAACTGGGTGAATTTTCTGCGACACGTACTTATAAAGGTCACGTTGCAGATAAGAAAGCTAAGCGCTAA
- the rplV gene encoding 50S ribosomal protein L22, giving the protein MEVAAKHKGARISAQKARLVADQIRGLGVEEALELLTFSTKKGAALIKKVLESAIANAEHNEGADVDELKVSTIFVDEGITMKRIMPRAKGRADRILKRSCHITVKVADQ; this is encoded by the coding sequence ATGGAAGTAGCAGCAAAACATAAAGGTGCTCGCATCTCTGCGCAGAAAGCGCGATTGGTGGCTGATCAGATTAGAGGTTTAGGTGTTGAAGAAGCACTAGAACTTCTAACGTTCAGCACGAAGAAAGGTGCAGCCTTAATTAAGAAAGTTCTTGAATCCGCAATCGCTAATGCCGAGCATAACGAAGGCGCTGATGTCGATGAGCTTAAAGTGTCTACGATTTTTGTAGATGAAGGTATAACCATGAAGCGGATAATGCCGCGTGCTAAAGGACGTGCAGATCGCATCCTTAAGCGCAGCTGTCACATTACCGTTAAAGTAGCTGATCAATAA
- the rpsC gene encoding 30S ribosomal protein S3: MGQKVHPTGIRLGIVKKHTSTWYAGKEQYAEKLYTDLTVRAFIQSTLAHASVSRVEIERPANTARITIHTARPGIVIGKKGEDVEKLRAAITKKMGVPVHINIEEIRKPDLDATLAAQSVAQQLERRVMFRRAMKRAVQNAMRQGAEGVKIQVGGRLGGAEIARTEWYREGRVPLHTLRADIDYATAEAATTYGIIGVKVWIFKGEVIGGVEEVETNQKKKSSR; the protein is encoded by the coding sequence ATGGGTCAAAAAGTACATCCGACAGGCATTCGTCTCGGAATCGTTAAAAAGCATACGTCGACTTGGTATGCCGGTAAGGAGCAGTATGCTGAAAAGCTTTACACTGATCTTACTGTGCGTGCATTCATTCAATCGACATTGGCTCACGCATCTGTAAGCCGTGTGGAAATTGAGCGTCCAGCAAACACTGCTCGCATCACTATTCACACTGCTCGCCCCGGTATCGTTATCGGTAAAAAGGGCGAAGATGTAGAGAAGTTACGCGCTGCGATAACTAAGAAAATGGGTGTGCCTGTTCACATCAATATCGAAGAAATTCGCAAGCCTGACTTGGATGCAACTTTGGCTGCGCAGAGTGTTGCGCAACAACTTGAACGCCGTGTCATGTTCCGTCGCGCTATGAAGCGCGCTGTACAGAACGCAATGCGTCAAGGTGCCGAGGGTGTAAAAATTCAAGTTGGCGGCCGCTTAGGCGGTGCAGAGATCGCACGTACCGAATGGTACCGTGAAGGTCGTGTACCTCTTCATACTTTGCGCGCAGATATCGACTACGCAACTGCAGAAGCAGCCACTACTTACGGCATCATTGGTGTCAAAGTGTGGATCTTCAAAGGCGAAGTCATTGGTGGTGTCGAGGAAGTCGAGACCAATCAAAAGAAAAAGAGCTCAAGATAA
- the rplP gene encoding 50S ribosomal protein L16, translating into MLQPKRTKFRKQQKGRNRGLAQRGSKVSFGEYGLKATGRGRITARQIEAARRAMTRHIKRGGKIWIRVFPDKPITQKPLEVRQGKGKGNVEYWVCQIQPGKVLYEMEGVSEELAREAFALAAAKLPVETTFVKRSVM; encoded by the coding sequence ATGTTACAACCTAAGCGTACGAAATTTCGTAAGCAGCAAAAAGGCCGTAACCGCGGCTTAGCCCAGCGCGGCTCTAAAGTGAGTTTTGGTGAGTACGGCTTGAAAGCTACCGGTCGCGGTCGCATTACAGCCCGTCAAATCGAAGCAGCTCGTCGTGCTATGACTCGTCACATTAAGCGTGGCGGTAAAATTTGGATACGAGTGTTTCCTGATAAGCCAATTACTCAAAAGCCTTTAGAAGTTCGTCAAGGTAAAGGTAAGGGTAACGTTGAATACTGGGTTTGCCAGATTCAACCAGGTAAAGTTCTTTATGAAATGGAAGGTGTTTCTGAAGAGCTGGCACGAGAAGCTTTTGCCTTAGCGGCAGCCAAGCTTCCTGTGGAAACAACGTTTGTTAAGCGATCGGTGATGTAA
- the rpmC gene encoding 50S ribosomal protein L29, with translation MKAQELREKSVEELNNELLAQLQEQFKLRMQASTGQLTQTHLVKQVRRNIARIKTLLAEKAGK, from the coding sequence ATGAAAGCGCAAGAACTCCGCGAAAAATCAGTCGAAGAGTTGAACAACGAATTGCTCGCTCAATTACAAGAACAGTTCAAGCTTCGCATGCAAGCGTCTACGGGTCAGTTGACGCAAACTCACTTGGTTAAACAAGTGCGTCGCAATATTGCCCGTATTAAAACTTTGCTCGCAGAAAAGGCAGGTAAATAA
- the rpsQ gene encoding 30S ribosomal protein S17, producing the protein MSEKKLVRTLTGKVVSDKMDKSITVLIERRVKHPIYGKYVSKSSKVKAHDENNECNTGDLVTIAESRPLSKTKNWSLVKVEERAAAI; encoded by the coding sequence ATGTCTGAGAAAAAACTTGTTCGTACCCTAACCGGAAAAGTTGTCAGCGACAAAATGGATAAGTCTATAACGGTACTTATTGAGCGTCGTGTTAAGCATCCTATTTACGGCAAATACGTCAGTAAATCATCAAAAGTCAAGGCTCATGATGAAAATAATGAGTGCAACACTGGTGATTTGGTAACGATTGCAGAATCGCGTCCACTATCTAAGACTAAAAACTGGTCTTTGGTTAAAGTGGAAGAGCGCGCTGCGGCGATCTAA
- the rplN gene encoding 50S ribosomal protein L14, whose protein sequence is MIQTQTYLDVADNSGARRVMCIKVLGGSHRRYAAVGDIIKVTVKEAIPRGKVKKGQVMNAVVVRTKKGVRRNDGSIIRFDDNAAVLLNAQDAPVGTRIFGPVTRELRSEKFMKIISLAPEVL, encoded by the coding sequence ATGATTCAAACGCAAACATACCTTGATGTGGCGGATAACAGTGGTGCACGTCGTGTGATGTGTATCAAGGTGCTAGGCGGCTCTCACCGTCGTTATGCTGCAGTAGGTGACATTATTAAAGTAACCGTTAAGGAAGCAATTCCCCGCGGTAAAGTGAAAAAAGGCCAAGTAATGAATGCTGTGGTTGTGCGCACCAAAAAAGGTGTTCGTCGCAACGATGGCTCTATCATTCGCTTCGATGACAATGCAGCAGTATTACTGAATGCTCAAGATGCGCCCGTAGGTACGCGTATTTTTGGACCAGTAACTCGCGAGTTGCGCAGCGAAAAATTCATGAAGATTATTTCTTTGGCGCCCGAAGTGCTTTAA
- the rplX gene encoding 50S ribosomal protein L24 gives MRKIKRDDEVIVITGRDKGKRGKVSRVFSDGRLLVTGVQMIKKHQKPNPQAGIAGGIIEKEAPIQESNVAIFNAATGKADRVGFKVLDDKRKIRVFKSNGEAVDA, from the coding sequence ATGCGTAAAATTAAACGTGATGACGAAGTGATTGTAATCACCGGTCGCGACAAAGGAAAACGAGGCAAAGTGTCTCGAGTATTTTCTGATGGTCGCTTACTAGTTACCGGTGTGCAAATGATTAAAAAGCACCAAAAGCCAAACCCTCAAGCAGGTATTGCCGGTGGCATTATCGAAAAAGAGGCGCCAATTCAGGAATCTAATGTAGCGATTTTTAATGCCGCTACAGGTAAGGCTGACCGTGTTGGTTTTAAAGTTTTGGACGATAAGCGCAAGATTCGTGTGTTCAAGTCCAATGGCGAGGCGGTAGACGCGTAA
- the rplE gene encoding 50S ribosomal protein L5, producing MARLQERYKNEIAPQLFKELGLKNVMETPKITKITINMGVGEAVGDKKVLDHAVSDMQKIAGQKPVVTLARRSIAGFKVREGWPVGCKVTLRAEKMYEFLDRLVSIAIPRIRDFRGISPKQFDGRGNFSMGVSEQIIFPEIDYDKIDKMRGLDICISTTARTDDEGRALLKAFNFPFKG from the coding sequence ATGGCCAGGCTACAAGAACGTTATAAAAACGAAATTGCACCTCAGCTCTTCAAAGAGCTGGGTTTGAAAAATGTAATGGAAACGCCAAAGATCACCAAAATCACCATTAACATGGGTGTTGGTGAAGCAGTTGGCGATAAAAAGGTTTTAGATCACGCAGTTAGCGATATGCAAAAAATTGCTGGTCAAAAGCCTGTTGTTACATTGGCGCGTAGATCAATCGCTGGTTTTAAGGTTCGCGAAGGCTGGCCGGTCGGTTGTAAAGTAACTTTACGTGCTGAAAAAATGTACGAATTTTTGGATCGTTTAGTGTCAATTGCGATTCCACGTATTCGTGACTTCCGTGGTATCAGTCCTAAGCAATTTGATGGGCGTGGAAACTTCTCTATGGGTGTTTCTGAGCAAATCATTTTCCCTGAGATTGACTACGACAAGATCGACAAAATGCGCGGTTTGGATATCTGTATTTCCACCACAGCCCGCACTGATGACGAAGGTCGTGCGCTACTTAAAGCGTTCAACTTCCCGTTCAAAGGTTAA
- the rpsN gene encoding 30S ribosomal protein S14, which translates to MAKKSMIAREAKRANLVKKDSAKRDALKAIISSVDSSEEEVWEAMIKLQKLPRDGSAARIQRRCRITGRPHAVYRKFGLCRNKLREAAMRGDVPGLVKASW; encoded by the coding sequence ATGGCAAAGAAATCTATGATCGCGCGCGAAGCTAAGCGCGCCAACCTTGTTAAAAAAGATTCAGCAAAACGCGATGCGTTGAAAGCAATCATCTCAAGCGTCGACTCTTCTGAAGAAGAAGTGTGGGAAGCGATGATTAAACTGCAGAAATTGCCACGTGATGGTAGCGCTGCACGCATTCAACGTCGTTGTCGTATCACTGGTCGTCCACATGCGGTTTACCGCAAGTTCGGCTTGTGTCGAAATAAGCTCCGCGAAGCAGCAATGCGCGGTGATGTCCCTGGCTTAGTTAAAGCTAGTTGGTAA
- the rpsH gene encoding 30S ribosomal protein S8 has translation MSMQDPLADMLTRIRNAQMVGKTSVSMPSSKLKKNVAQVLKSEGYITDFGVNDEVKAELTIELKYFEGKPVIAEIDRVSRPGLRSYAGKGALPSVRGGLGVAIVTTSKGVMTDRAARAAGIGGEVLCTVF, from the coding sequence ATGAGCATGCAAGATCCATTAGCTGATATGCTGACTCGCATCCGAAACGCACAAATGGTCGGTAAGACTAGCGTTTCTATGCCTTCATCTAAGCTGAAAAAAAACGTAGCACAAGTTCTTAAAAGCGAAGGCTACATTACTGATTTTGGTGTAAACGACGAGGTGAAAGCCGAGCTAACTATCGAACTTAAGTACTTCGAAGGTAAGCCAGTAATCGCTGAAATCGATCGCGTAAGCCGTCCAGGTTTGCGCTCTTATGCCGGTAAAGGCGCATTGCCTTCGGTTCGTGGTGGCTTAGGCGTAGCGATTGTTACTACCAGTAAAGGTGTAATGACAGATCGCGCAGCCCGTGCTGCAGGTATCGGCGGTGAAGTTCTCTGCACCGTTTTCTAA
- the rplF gene encoding 50S ribosomal protein L6 — translation MSRVAKSPVSLPSGVNVTLSGQNISVKGSQGTLELEVHNSVEVKQEDNVLTFAARDGGKASDALAGTTRALVNNMVTGVSAGFEKKLQLVGVGYRAKATGSTLNLTLGFSHPVDYELPEGVKAETPSQTDIVLKSTDKQLLGQVAAEIRAFRPPEPYKGKGVRYADEHIRRKEAKKK, via the coding sequence ATGTCACGTGTTGCAAAAAGCCCAGTGAGCTTGCCTAGCGGTGTTAATGTGACCCTTAGCGGTCAGAACATCAGCGTTAAAGGCAGCCAAGGCACGCTTGAACTAGAAGTTCACAATAGCGTTGAAGTAAAGCAGGAAGATAACGTTTTGACTTTTGCCGCCCGCGATGGTGGTAAAGCGTCTGACGCATTAGCCGGTACTACTCGCGCTTTAGTAAATAATATGGTTACCGGCGTTAGCGCTGGTTTTGAGAAAAAACTTCAGTTAGTCGGTGTTGGTTATCGTGCGAAAGCAACGGGTAGCACCTTAAACCTAACTTTGGGTTTTTCTCACCCTGTTGATTATGAATTGCCAGAAGGTGTAAAGGCCGAAACTCCATCGCAAACTGATATCGTACTGAAAAGTACTGACAAGCAATTGTTAGGTCAGGTCGCAGCTGAGATTCGTGCTTTCCGTCCGCCAGAGCCTTATAAAGGCAAGGGTGTTCGCTACGCCGACGAGCATATTCGTCGTAAAGAAGCTAAGAAGAAGTAG
- the rplR gene encoding 50S ribosomal protein L18: protein MSDKKEARLRRARRARSKISQLGATRLSIHRTPRHIYAQIIAPEGDRILASASTVEKDFSLDKTGNADAAKVVGQLVAERAKAAGITSVAFDRSGFRYHGRVKALADAAREAGLEF, encoded by the coding sequence ATGAGCGATAAAAAAGAAGCACGTCTACGTCGCGCTCGCCGTGCTCGTAGCAAAATCAGTCAGCTAGGTGCGACGCGCTTGAGTATTCATCGTACTCCGCGTCACATTTATGCTCAAATCATTGCCCCTGAAGGCGATCGTATTTTGGCAAGTGCATCGACTGTAGAGAAAGATTTTTCTCTTGATAAAACCGGTAACGCTGATGCTGCAAAAGTTGTTGGTCAACTTGTTGCTGAGCGAGCAAAAGCGGCTGGTATCACCAGTGTAGCTTTTGATCGTAGCGGTTTCCGTTACCATGGTCGTGTTAAGGCGTTAGCCGATGCTGCACGCGAAGCTGGATTGGAGTTCTAA
- the rpsE gene encoding 30S ribosomal protein S5 → MSTTDKKDSSAEGMQEKLVQVNRVSKTVKGGRIFQFTALTVVGDGNGRVGYGRGKAREVPIAIQKAMESARRNMISVELNGDTIQYPTKGVHSSSNVYMQPASAGTGVIAGGAMRAVLEIAGVQNVLAKCYGSTNPVNVVRATFEALGAMSSPESVAAKRGKTVEEILN, encoded by the coding sequence ATGTCGACTACCGATAAGAAAGATAGCAGCGCCGAAGGCATGCAAGAAAAATTGGTTCAGGTGAACCGCGTTTCGAAAACTGTTAAAGGTGGACGTATCTTCCAGTTTACCGCATTGACTGTTGTTGGTGACGGTAATGGTCGTGTAGGTTACGGCCGTGGTAAAGCACGTGAAGTGCCTATTGCTATTCAAAAAGCAATGGAATCTGCGCGCCGCAATATGATTAGTGTTGAGCTTAATGGCGACACTATTCAATACCCTACCAAAGGTGTTCACAGCTCTTCTAACGTTTACATGCAGCCTGCTTCTGCGGGTACCGGTGTTATTGCTGGTGGCGCAATGCGTGCTGTATTAGAAATCGCGGGTGTACAGAACGTTCTTGCTAAATGCTACGGTTCTACTAACCCTGTAAACGTTGTTCGCGCTACTTTTGAAGCGTTGGGGGCAATGTCTTCTCCAGAGTCTGTTGCAGCTAAGCGCGGCAAGACTGTAGAAGAGATTTTGAATTAA
- the rpmD gene encoding 50S ribosomal protein L30 has protein sequence MSKNTITVTQVKSIAGRLKAHKACVAGLGLRRIGHTVQVEDTPSVRGMINKVNYLLKVEG, from the coding sequence ATGTCTAAGAATACGATCACGGTTACTCAGGTTAAGAGTATTGCCGGTCGATTGAAAGCTCATAAAGCCTGTGTTGCAGGTTTAGGGCTTCGTCGCATAGGTCACACTGTTCAAGTAGAAGACACTCCTTCTGTGCGCGGTATGATCAACAAAGTTAACTACCTACTTAAGGTTGAGGGTTAA
- the rplO gene encoding 50S ribosomal protein L15, producing MRLNELSPGPGRSQSAKRVGRGIGSGLGKTCGRGHKGQKSRSGGRVRPGFEGGQMPLQKRLPKFGFSSRVSLISAEIRLGELNKVDGDVIDLDALKRADLVKLSAKRAKVFLSGELTKAVTLKGLAVTKGAKAAIEAAGGKVED from the coding sequence ATGCGTTTGAATGAATTATCACCAGGCCCAGGCCGCTCACAGAGCGCTAAGCGTGTTGGTCGTGGTATTGGTTCTGGCCTGGGTAAAACCTGTGGTCGTGGCCACAAAGGTCAAAAGTCTCGTTCTGGCGGTCGTGTGCGTCCAGGTTTCGAGGGTGGCCAGATGCCTTTGCAGAAACGTTTACCTAAGTTCGGTTTTTCTAGTCGCGTTAGCTTAATTTCTGCTGAGATTCGTCTTGGTGAGTTAAATAAAGTTGATGGTGATGTTATCGATCTTGATGCGTTGAAGCGTGCCGATCTAGTTAAGCTTAGCGCCAAGCGTGCAAAAGTATTCTTGTCGGGCGAGCTGACTAAAGCTGTAACCTTGAAAGGTTTAGCGGTTACTAAGGGTGCCAAAGCTGCAATTGAAGCTGCTGGTGGCAAAGTAGAAGACTAA
- the secY gene encoding preprotein translocase subunit SecY — protein MATPGNLALGGSKGTGELKARLWFLFLAIVVYRIGTHIPVPGIDPQRVAELFNQNQGTILGMFNMFSGGALERMSILALGIMPYISASIIMQMMTAVTPSLETLKKEGDAGRRKISQYTRYLTLGLALIQGFIMVAGMAGSGMAYVGLSPFSFYLVAVSSLVTGAMFMMWLGEQVTERGIGNGISMLIFAGIVAGLPSAIGQAIESARQGDLHFLLLLLIGCFAIAIVWFVVFMERAQRRITINYAKRQTGRHGGYNQQTSHLPLKINMAGVIPVIFASSLLLFPASIAQWFGQSQEGRSGEILQEIALAIGPGQPLNFVIFGALIILFCFVYTAMMYNPKEVADNLKKGGAYIPGIRPGEQSAKYIDSVLTRLTMVGAVYIAGVALLPQFLVVSADIPFYLGGTSLLIVVVVVMDFMSQVQSHLMSHQYESVLKKANLKNYGR, from the coding sequence ATGGCAACGCCGGGAAATTTAGCGCTAGGTGGTTCTAAAGGCACAGGCGAGCTTAAAGCTCGTCTGTGGTTTTTGTTTTTAGCCATTGTGGTATACCGAATCGGTACTCATATTCCTGTTCCGGGAATTGATCCACAGCGTGTAGCTGAACTATTCAATCAAAATCAAGGCACCATCTTGGGGATGTTTAACATGTTCTCTGGTGGTGCTTTAGAGCGTATGAGCATTCTAGCGCTGGGTATCATGCCTTATATCTCTGCTTCTATTATCATGCAGATGATGACGGCTGTGACGCCTTCGTTGGAGACGCTTAAAAAAGAGGGTGATGCAGGGCGTCGTAAGATTAGCCAATACACGCGTTACTTGACGCTCGGACTAGCACTTATCCAAGGCTTCATTATGGTCGCTGGGATGGCTGGTTCTGGAATGGCTTACGTAGGCCTAAGTCCTTTTAGCTTCTATTTAGTGGCTGTAAGTTCTCTGGTCACCGGTGCCATGTTTATGATGTGGTTGGGTGAGCAAGTGACTGAACGAGGTATCGGTAACGGTATTTCAATGCTCATTTTTGCTGGTATTGTTGCAGGTTTGCCTAGTGCTATTGGGCAGGCGATTGAAAGTGCACGCCAAGGCGATTTGCACTTCCTATTGCTGCTATTAATCGGTTGCTTTGCTATTGCGATTGTTTGGTTTGTGGTCTTTATGGAGCGAGCACAGCGTCGCATCACAATTAACTACGCTAAGCGCCAAACAGGTCGTCACGGCGGCTACAATCAGCAAACAAGTCACTTGCCATTGAAAATCAACATGGCTGGTGTGATTCCAGTGATCTTTGCGAGTAGCTTATTGTTATTCCCTGCGTCTATTGCGCAGTGGTTTGGGCAGTCGCAAGAAGGTCGCTCTGGTGAAATACTGCAAGAAATTGCTTTGGCTATTGGGCCTGGTCAACCACTAAACTTCGTTATTTTTGGTGCATTGATCATACTCTTCTGTTTTGTTTATACAGCGATGATGTATAATCCGAAGGAAGTTGCTGATAACCTTAAAAAAGGTGGGGCTTATATTCCGGGGATCCGTCCTGGTGAGCAATCAGCAAAGTATATTGATTCAGTATTAACTCGCTTGACCATGGTTGGGGCTGTCTACATCGCTGGTGTAGCTCTTCTTCCACAGTTCTTAGTCGTGTCTGCAGATATCCCATTTTATCTCGGTGGTACATCACTGTTGATTGTGGTCGTGGTTGTTATGGACTTTATGTCTCAAGTGCAATCTCACCTCATGAGTCACCAGTATGAGTCTGTGCTGAAAAAAGCAAATTTGAAAAACTACGGCCGCTAA
- the rpmJ gene encoding 50S ribosomal protein L36, translated as MKVRASVKKICRNCKIVRRSGVVRVICSAEPRHKQRQG; from the coding sequence ATGAAAGTTCGTGCATCTGTTAAAAAAATCTGCCGTAACTGTAAGATTGTTCGTCGTAGTGGTGTTGTACGCGTAATCTGTAGTGCGGAACCCCGTCATAAGCAACGTCAGGGTTAA
- the rpsM gene encoding 30S ribosomal protein S13, translating into MARIAGVNIPDHKHAVISLTYVYGVGTTSAKKVCADAGIEESAKIGDLTEEQLELLRTEVAKLTVEGDLRREVSMNIKRLMDLGCYRGLRHRRNLPLRGQRTKTNARTRKGPRKPIKK; encoded by the coding sequence ATGGCTCGTATTGCTGGTGTCAACATACCAGATCACAAACATGCCGTAATCTCTTTAACTTACGTCTACGGCGTAGGTACTACTTCAGCCAAGAAGGTTTGTGCTGATGCTGGTATTGAAGAGAGTGCAAAAATTGGCGACTTAACTGAAGAGCAACTTGAGTTGTTGCGTACTGAAGTGGCTAAATTAACGGTTGAAGGTGACCTTCGTCGTGAAGTGTCAATGAACATCAAACGTTTAATGGATTTAGGTTGTTACCGTGGTTTGCGCCACCGTCGTAATCTGCCATTGCGTGGTCAGCGCACTAAAACAAATGCGCGTACCCGTAAAGGTCCACGTAAGCCCATTAAGAAGTAA